The genomic DNA AGCATGCAAGTCTTAAAATGGGTTCCAAGTCGCAGAAGAAGTGTGGGATTTTTCTGCAATCACAGAATGTCAAGTGGCTCAATAGACTGAGATGCAATATTGAGACAAGGTTGGAAATGATCCATGGAATTACAACTAACAGAGCACAACGCTTTGGACTCAGTAATGCGGCATAGTGTAGTGGGTGACAGATGGCAATGTACCGGTCATATGCCATGGCTGCCAACAGGAAATTGTCCAGGTCCACCAGCAACATAAAAAAGTACATTTGTGCAAAACATCCTGCAAAGGAGATGGTTGGGCTCTGGCTTTGGATGTCTGCCAACATTTTGGGGATTGTAGTAGTTGTGAAACAAATGTCAGTGAACGAAAGACTGGCAAGGAAGAAATACATGGGACTATGGAGGCGAGCATCATTAATAACAGCCAAGATGATAAGTAAGTTTCCTACCATGGTTACCAGAAACATGCACAGAAACAGCAGAAAGATAAACTGCTCCTGTTCAGAACCCACTGTGAGTCCCAGGAGGATGAACTCAGAGACTGTCTGATTTCCATGGTACATCGTTCTGCTGTATCTAaaaggtggagggggaggagtcAATTTCACTGAAAACTATCAAATGGCACAAAATCCAGTGGGGGGTATCATACTAGAATTGAATCAAGACTCGGAAGCAGATGGTTTTGAGTTATTTTCTCTGCCTACTAAAATATAGGCTTCACAAGATCATAAGTCTGATTTGCTATGTTCAGTGCCGTGCACCAGTGTTTCAGACCGTGCTTGGGCTGTAGTATGTATGCAATGACCATTGTTTTAGcgttccagagacagagatccTATAGTCATCCCAACACCTGACCAAAAATGTTATCCTTTGAATAATTCACTCGTCTTCGCACCTTTCTGAAACTTTTGCAGATTCCATGATTCAACATGGAAAGAGTAGTTATCTGTACAGAATTAGGTAACACAGAACCAAAATTTAGTGCCCCTACTTAAACCACTTTTAGTGGCATTGACTGGGCATAAAATAAAGCAAGTTGAGGGGTAAGACCTTAAGAATTAGTATTtattaggctgggggtatgaattgatctGCCAactcccatatccagcagagaagcaataacagaagccagaccttccatcttctgcaccccataatgatcctgggtccatgctaccagagggataaagaacaggaaagctcccaatggaggggattggaaaacagaactctggtggtgagaaatgtgtgaaattgtacccctcttatcctattgtcatcattaaataagtaataaagaaGAATTAGTCTTTATTGTGGGTTTGCTATGTTGCAGACATTCTATCTAAGTATTTTATGGAGACTATTGAACTATTTTACCAAAAATTCAATACAGTTCTATAAGTTAAAAAGGACACTGAGTGGGATTTCTCCATCTATAGATGAAGAAGTCAAGGATTAAAGAGGATAAATAATTTGATCAAAatgataaatggggggggggtctggtggtagcacagcgggttaagcgcacatggcgcaaaaagcaaggaccagagtaaggatcccggttcaagccctggctccccacctgcaggggagtcgcttcacaagcgtgaagcaggtctgcaggtgtctatctttctctccctctctctgtcttcccctcctctctccatttctctctgtcctagccaacaatgacaacatcaacaacaataataaccaccaccacaacaaaaaacaatgataaaaatgataaattggTGCTTTACTGAAGTCTGAGATCATTTAGTCTGACTTCAGAACCCTCTTGCTTAATAACTGTGTTATGTTGTCACTTTACTGCTTCTGACTTCATGTATGTGAACATCACTTGTGTTGAAGCACATAAGAGGTTgctcagggggtcgggtggtggcacacctggttgagcacacatgttacaatgcccagggacccaggttcgagcacccagtccccacctgcagggggatagctgcacaggtcgtgaagcagtgctgcaggtgtctctctgactctcaccctctctatcttccccttccctctccatttctgactgtctctatccaataaataaataaagataatcaaaaaaagAGGTTGCTCAATCAAGCAAAGTAAGTGATGGAGCTGAACTTTGAATCTTGTTGCCAAAGTGTTTTTCTTGGATTTGTATAAAACCAAATGAGAGAATCTGGGCTCACAAATGAGAAGCGTAGTCTTTGTTTACTTCAGTTTGCACCTTATCTCTGCTGCTGTGTTCCCCCACATTATGTACATTCTACTTAAAGTTCCACCATGTCTTCACACCTCATTCTCAGTATAACAGAACCATTTTGTGTAAGTCCACATACTTCTACTGCTTGTCTATTTAACTTTAcactctgtgaaaaaaaaaagaggttggcAGCGCTAATGAATAGTTGGAGAAAATTGCAGGAGGAATGTTATACTTACTTAATAAGACAATTTTCCCCAAGTGCTATAGCCGTGCTTATTTGCATACTAACAAATGTATATGCTAATTATAAATCAGGCTGGATCAGGTCGGGTGGAACCTCTGCTAGGCAACATTTAGACATTTTGTATGTTCAGAATGTACTGAAAATAATAAATTGGCACACTATTATGTACATTAATCTAGGCTTTTTACTAATGCAGATTTTATTAGCAATGTTGACAgtctacattttttattttattttcttcacacCATACCAACTAGCTCCATTTAACTGTTTGTACTCTTCTATTCTTCTAAACCTGGAGCCATGTGTTGCAACCAAACGCACAAATACCCTCATTCTTTCAACATCCACGTTCAAGTGACTAATTTGGCACAGTACTCTTACGGTGAATGTGGGGAGCAGTTTTGTATTCGGCCCGGGGTCCCCCTTCTTTGGAACTTACTCACAGGTTTGATGGCTATTTCCAAAGTGAATGCAGGATGTAATAGTTCCACTGGACCCACTCAAGAAATAATGATTTTTGCAGCCACAGATATGAAACTTTCCTTTTTCTAATATAGAAATCATAGAAGAGGATGAGAAGAACTGAAAAACTCAACTGATAGTCTT from Erinaceus europaeus chromosome X, mEriEur2.1, whole genome shotgun sequence includes the following:
- the LOC103108163 gene encoding olfactory receptor 1468-like: MYHGNQTVSEFILLGLTVGSEQEQFIFLLFLCMFLVTMVGNLLIILAVINDARLHSPMYFFLASLSFTDICFTTTTIPKMLADIQSQSPTISFAGCFAQMYFFMLLVDLDNFLLAAMAYDRYIAICHPLHYAALLSPKRCALLVVIPWIISNLVSILHLSLLSHLTFCDCRKIPHFFCDLEPILRLACSDTQINDLTVLVIGGAVIFIPFTFILVSYALIGHTVLGVPSAKGKWKTFSTCRSHLSAVTLFYGSIVGVYFLPSSTYSAERDKVAAIMYTIVTPMMNPFIYSLWNKDMKGALRRLLSRKILYF